From Jeotgalibaca dankookensis, one genomic window encodes:
- the rsmG gene encoding 16S rRNA (guanine(527)-N(7))-methyltransferase RsmG translates to MNPEEFRKALANEGLHLTDIQMQQFNRYYELLVEWNQKINLTAITERHDVYLKHFYDSITLGLQTQLLEGEPTLCDVGAGAGFPSIPLKIAYPQIKVTIVDSLNKRIQFLERLFEELELEGVQCYHDRAETFGQNSLQRETYDLVTARAVARMSVLSELCIPLVKQGGYFVAMKAASSEEELQDAKVAIATLGAKIEKDVSFELPNNEGERHLILIHKTKKTPKKYPRKPGTPNKSPL, encoded by the coding sequence ATGAATCCTGAAGAATTTAGAAAAGCGTTAGCGAATGAAGGGTTGCATTTAACGGACATCCAAATGCAACAATTTAACCGCTACTATGAACTCCTGGTTGAATGGAATCAAAAAATAAACTTAACAGCGATTACCGAACGTCATGATGTTTATTTGAAACATTTTTATGACTCAATTACCTTAGGGTTGCAGACGCAATTATTAGAAGGTGAGCCTACTCTATGCGATGTAGGTGCAGGAGCGGGTTTTCCGAGTATTCCGCTAAAAATTGCCTATCCTCAAATAAAAGTAACTATTGTTGATTCCTTGAATAAACGTATTCAATTTTTAGAACGATTGTTTGAAGAGTTAGAGTTGGAAGGGGTGCAGTGTTATCATGATCGCGCGGAAACCTTCGGACAAAACTCTCTACAACGCGAAACTTACGATTTAGTTACGGCACGTGCTGTCGCTCGAATGTCTGTTTTGAGCGAATTATGTATACCGCTTGTTAAGCAAGGGGGGTACTTTGTAGCGATGAAGGCGGCGAGCTCTGAAGAAGAGCTTCAAGATGCTAAAGTAGCAATTGCTACTTTAGGTGCAAAAATAGAAAAAGATGTTTCCTTTGAACTACCAAACAATGAAGGAGAACGGCATCTTATTTTAATTCACAAAACAAAAAAAACACCAAAAAAATATCCACGTAAACCAGGAACGCCTAATAAAAGCCCACTATAA
- a CDS encoding ABC transporter permease yields the protein MSPKATPYFIIAPGLILLIVFLVLPLLSIIWPTLYDGGLSFDAYTSFLANTYNRSILWRTVKVSLIVTLFSVILGLPTAYFIAQSDRKWRSLLMGLVLFPLLTNSIVRSFAWINILGANGIINRSLLALNLIQEPIQLLYTEFAIIIGSLYLFLPLMITTLVGVLENIDTEIMEAAETLGASPLRAFIQVVWPLSTPGVIIGSILVFTGTLTAYTTPQLLGGNQNMMMSTFLYQNAMALGNWKNAGVIAFIMILTTLIVMKGFNLVAARIDRRGGQLDA from the coding sequence GTGTCACCTAAAGCTACCCCTTACTTCATTATTGCTCCAGGCCTGATTCTATTGATTGTCTTTTTAGTCTTACCACTCCTATCAATTATTTGGCCAACGCTTTATGACGGCGGGCTGTCATTTGATGCTTATACCAGTTTTTTAGCAAATACTTATAACCGTTCGATTCTCTGGCGCACAGTAAAAGTCTCGCTGATTGTTACTTTATTTAGTGTTATTTTAGGTTTACCAACTGCCTATTTTATTGCACAAAGTGACCGGAAATGGCGGAGTCTTTTAATGGGATTAGTTCTCTTTCCTCTTTTAACAAACTCAATTGTTCGGAGTTTTGCTTGGATTAATATTTTAGGAGCGAATGGCATTATTAATCGTAGTTTACTCGCACTTAACTTGATTCAAGAACCTATTCAGCTTCTCTATACAGAATTTGCCATCATTATCGGATCGCTCTATCTTTTTTTACCACTTATGATTACAACTTTAGTCGGTGTGCTAGAAAATATTGATACAGAAATAATGGAAGCAGCTGAAACATTAGGAGCAAGTCCATTACGTGCCTTTATTCAAGTTGTTTGGCCTTTAAGTACACCAGGAGTTATTATCGGTAGCATCCTTGTTTTTACAGGAACTCTAACAGCCTATACCACCCCTCAACTACTGGGAGGTAACCAAAATATGATGATGTCTACCTTCCTCTATCAAAATGCTATGGCACTTGGAAACTGGAAGAACGCTGGGGTTATTGCTTTTATTATGATTTTAACAACCCTTATCGTTATGAAAGGATTTAACCTTGTAGCAGCACGTATTGATAGAAGAGGAGGACAACTTGATGCGTAA
- a CDS encoding DegV family protein: MTSFKIVTDSTVELSSQEIEKYGITIVPLSSIIDDVVYYDGVTISKPEFLEKMKNNPELPKSSQPAVGAFLDVFTQLTADGADVLSINVTNTLSGTVNSARQAADISGDKVTVIDSEFCARAMGFQVLEAAKCAEAGMTVTETLTYLEETKKRTLLYIAIVNLENMVKGGRIGKTMGLVTSFLNVKINLQMIKGALVSDKKGRGTKAIVNRYEAIIAEVKEKYSEVESIGVTHDGLTSYSNKIVQMLKDAFPDVELYISYASASVMTHAGPDAVCVQFLKK, encoded by the coding sequence ATGACAAGCTTTAAAATCGTTACTGATTCTACTGTAGAACTTTCTTCTCAAGAAATTGAGAAGTATGGCATTACTATCGTGCCACTTTCATCAATCATTGACGATGTGGTTTACTATGATGGCGTTACAATCAGTAAACCTGAATTTCTTGAAAAAATGAAGAACAATCCAGAACTACCTAAATCATCTCAACCAGCAGTAGGAGCCTTTCTAGACGTTTTTACGCAGTTAACGGCTGACGGGGCGGATGTTTTATCTATAAATGTCACCAATACGTTAAGCGGAACCGTGAACTCTGCGCGCCAAGCAGCAGATATTTCAGGCGATAAAGTAACCGTTATTGACTCTGAATTTTGTGCACGCGCTATGGGTTTTCAAGTCCTTGAAGCGGCTAAGTGTGCAGAAGCGGGGATGACAGTAACAGAAACATTGACTTATTTAGAAGAAACGAAAAAACGAACGCTTCTTTATATTGCCATTGTCAATTTAGAAAACATGGTCAAGGGCGGCCGAATAGGAAAAACAATGGGTTTGGTAACAAGCTTTTTAAATGTGAAAATAAATCTCCAAATGATAAAAGGCGCTTTGGTTTCTGATAAAAAAGGGCGTGGAACCAAAGCAATTGTGAATCGTTACGAGGCAATTATTGCAGAAGTAAAAGAAAAGTACTCAGAAGTTGAATCTATTGGCGTAACCCATGATGGTTTGACTAGCTACTCAAATAAAATTGTTCAAATGCTAAAGGATGCTTTTCCTGATGTTGAACTCTATATTTCATATGCCAGTGCTAGTGTCATGACCCATGCAGGGCCGGATGCGGTTTGTGTGCAATTTTTGAAAAAATAA
- a CDS encoding ParB/RepB/Spo0J family partition protein → MASKNSKGLGRGIDALFTNYEAMEEDSKKNEQVEEIELDAIRPNPYQPRKHFEERALKELADSIKQNGVFQPIILRKSSVKGYEIIAGERRVRASRLAGKKTIPAIIREFDEQAMIEIAILENLQREDLSPMEEAEAYQMLMDELNFTQLQVSERLGKSRSYVANYLRLLSLPEDVKALVREGKLTMGQARTLLGLKNMRQVSELAARVVTEGITVRQLEGIVQELTKQPEPKHHSKIIKANKPSYIIDSEVRLMSKFGTAVQIVPKGQRGKIEIEYLSDEDLNRILEIINIESEN, encoded by the coding sequence ATGGCAAGTAAAAATAGCAAAGGGTTGGGCCGAGGCATCGATGCATTGTTTACAAACTATGAAGCAATGGAAGAAGATAGCAAAAAGAATGAGCAGGTTGAAGAAATTGAGTTAGACGCTATTCGACCGAATCCCTATCAACCGCGGAAACATTTTGAAGAGCGGGCTTTAAAAGAATTGGCCGACTCAATTAAACAAAATGGTGTTTTCCAACCAATTATTTTACGTAAATCATCTGTTAAAGGCTATGAAATTATTGCAGGTGAAAGGCGTGTCCGTGCCTCTCGCTTAGCAGGCAAAAAAACCATACCTGCTATTATACGCGAATTTGATGAGCAAGCGATGATAGAAATAGCGATCCTTGAAAATCTCCAACGGGAAGATTTATCGCCTATGGAAGAAGCAGAAGCCTATCAAATGTTAATGGATGAGTTAAATTTCACACAGTTACAAGTATCTGAGCGCCTTGGTAAAAGCCGTTCTTATGTTGCTAACTATTTGAGGCTCTTGTCACTACCTGAAGATGTCAAAGCGTTGGTACGAGAAGGAAAGTTAACGATGGGTCAAGCACGGACGTTATTAGGATTAAAAAATATGCGTCAAGTGAGTGAATTAGCAGCGCGTGTGGTCACTGAAGGCATAACGGTTCGTCAGCTAGAGGGTATCGTCCAAGAGCTAACGAAACAACCTGAACCAAAGCACCATTCAAAAATAATAAAAGCAAACAAACCTTCCTATATAATTGACAGTGAAGTACGCTTGATGAGTAAGTTTGGCACGGCTGTTCAAATTGTGCCAAAAGGACAACGTGGTAAAATAGAAATTGAATATTTATCGGATGAAGATTTGAATCGCATCTTAGAGATCATAAATATAGAATCTGAAAACTAG
- a CDS encoding DUF951 domain-containing protein — translation MVNQKEYDLHDVVEMKKPHPCQSNSWEIIRMGMDIRIKCQKCGQMVLMPRREFEKKMKKVLVKAETSK, via the coding sequence TTGGTGAATCAAAAGGAATACGATTTACATGATGTTGTCGAAATGAAAAAACCCCATCCTTGCCAAAGTAATTCTTGGGAGATCATTCGGATGGGGATGGATATTCGCATTAAATGTCAAAAATGCGGGCAAATGGTTTTGATGCCACGTCGTGAGTTTGAGAAAAAAATGAAAAAAGTATTGGTGAAGGCAGAGACCTCAAAATAA
- the ychF gene encoding redox-regulated ATPase YchF: protein MSLTAGIVGLPNVGKSTLFNAITKAGVEAANYPFATIDPNVGVVEVPDVRLQKLTELVKPKKTVPTTFEFTDIAGIVKGASQGEGLGNKFLANIRQVDAICHVVRCFEDENITHVSGKVKPLDDIEVINLELILADLESVDKRYTRVSKIARTKDKDALEELAVLERIKETLEDGKSARSLEFTPEEEPIVKNLFLLTIKPVLYVANVAEDEVGDAENEMVQQVREFAASEGSEVVTVSARIEEEVAELDEEEKTEFLNELGIEESGLDQLIQKAYSLLGLGTYFTAGEQEVRAWTFRLGMKAPQAAGIIHTDFEKGFIRAETVSYDELLKAGSMVAAKEAGRVRLEGKDYIVQDGDVMLFRFNV from the coding sequence ATGTCATTAACAGCAGGAATTGTGGGATTACCAAATGTGGGTAAATCAACACTATTTAACGCAATCACAAAAGCAGGAGTTGAAGCAGCGAATTACCCTTTTGCAACAATTGATCCCAATGTCGGGGTTGTCGAGGTGCCAGATGTTCGCTTACAAAAACTAACTGAATTAGTAAAACCTAAAAAAACAGTTCCAACAACCTTTGAATTTACAGATATTGCGGGAATTGTAAAAGGAGCAAGCCAAGGTGAAGGGCTAGGGAATAAATTTCTAGCAAACATCCGTCAGGTAGACGCCATTTGTCACGTTGTGCGTTGCTTTGAAGATGAAAATATTACCCATGTTAGTGGAAAGGTAAAACCTTTAGATGATATTGAAGTTATCAACTTAGAGCTTATCTTAGCAGACTTAGAATCCGTTGATAAACGCTACACGCGAGTTAGCAAAATTGCTCGTACGAAAGATAAAGATGCCCTAGAAGAACTAGCTGTTTTAGAGCGTATAAAAGAAACCCTAGAAGATGGGAAGTCAGCGCGAAGTCTTGAGTTTACACCAGAAGAAGAGCCAATTGTGAAAAATTTATTTCTTTTGACAATCAAGCCCGTCCTATATGTCGCCAACGTGGCGGAAGACGAAGTTGGAGACGCCGAAAACGAGATGGTTCAGCAAGTTCGAGAATTTGCAGCTTCAGAAGGTTCAGAAGTAGTGACCGTTAGTGCCCGAATTGAAGAAGAAGTAGCGGAATTAGATGAGGAAGAAAAAACAGAGTTTCTAAACGAACTAGGAATCGAAGAATCTGGATTAGATCAGCTAATTCAAAAAGCCTATAGCTTACTTGGTCTCGGGACTTATTTTACAGCGGGTGAACAAGAAGTGCGTGCGTGGACTTTCCGCTTAGGTATGAAAGCGCCGCAAGCAGCGGGCATTATCCATACAGACTTCGAGAAAGGGTTTATTCGAGCAGAGACCGTTTCATACGATGAACTATTAAAAGCCGGAAGCATGGTAGCTGCTAAAGAAGCAGGTAGAGTACGCCTTGAAGGAAAAGATTACATTGTTCAAGACGGAGATGTCATGTTATTCCGCTTTAATGTATAA
- a CDS encoding ABC transporter substrate-binding protein, whose translation MKNWKAISLSLATTFLLAACGNTGSETTESSTATGDSELVISTFAISEDIINNDIFKPFTAETGTGITYEVGNSSERFTKLQNNPNSTIDVIELSQANAASGVSEGLFEELDEEKVPNLALLVDSAKEAVGTSGAPYTMNSLGIIYNEDAAGMVIDEWSDLWDPALEGKISIPDITTTFGPAMLHLASDYKDVDIKTDNGAAGFEALAELKPNIIKTYSKSSDLANLFQSGEIVAAVVGDFAYPIISEANPDVTFLVPESGTYANFNTLNVVASSDNKEAAYAFIDWKLSQELQETTAVSLNEAPTNSQVVLDDETAANKTYGDIAQRAKAIDFTFVNENLESWINTWNETLNQ comes from the coding sequence ATGAAAAATTGGAAAGCAATCAGTCTATCTTTGGCAACAACATTTTTACTAGCAGCATGTGGGAATACGGGTTCAGAAACTACTGAATCTTCAACAGCAACAGGTGATAGCGAACTTGTTATCTCTACCTTTGCTATCAGTGAAGATATTATTAACAACGACATCTTTAAACCCTTTACTGCTGAAACCGGTACTGGAATTACTTATGAAGTAGGTAATTCGAGCGAACGCTTTACGAAACTTCAAAATAACCCCAACTCAACAATCGATGTTATTGAATTATCACAGGCAAACGCAGCCAGTGGCGTCTCAGAAGGACTATTTGAAGAATTGGATGAAGAGAAAGTTCCAAACTTAGCCCTACTTGTTGATAGCGCTAAAGAGGCTGTTGGAACTTCAGGCGCTCCTTATACTATGAATAGTCTTGGCATTATATATAATGAAGATGCAGCTGGTATGGTTATTGATGAATGGTCTGACTTATGGGATCCTGCTCTAGAAGGTAAAATTTCAATTCCAGATATCACTACAACTTTTGGACCGGCTATGCTTCATTTAGCAAGTGATTATAAAGATGTAGATATTAAAACTGACAATGGCGCAGCTGGATTTGAAGCCTTAGCAGAACTGAAACCCAACATCATCAAAACTTATTCAAAATCATCTGATTTAGCTAATCTTTTCCAATCGGGTGAAATTGTTGCCGCGGTCGTTGGAGATTTTGCTTACCCAATTATTTCAGAGGCAAACCCAGATGTTACTTTCCTAGTCCCTGAATCTGGTACTTATGCCAATTTTAATACCTTAAACGTTGTTGCGTCTTCAGATAACAAAGAAGCCGCTTATGCCTTTATCGATTGGAAGTTAAGCCAAGAACTTCAAGAAACAACTGCAGTTTCTTTAAACGAAGCACCCACAAATTCTCAAGTCGTTTTGGATGATGAAACAGCTGCTAACAAAACTTATGGGGATATTGCCCAACGTGCTAAAGCAATTGACTTTACATTTGTAAATGAAAACTTAGAGTCTTGGATTAATACTTGGAATGAAACATTAAATCAATAA
- a CDS encoding ParA family protein translates to MTRIIAVANQKGGVGKTTTTVNVAAALAYLGKKVLLIDSDAQGNATSGLGISKADVDKDIYDVLVNQIPIEQTIQTSSRENLWVVPATIQLAGAEIELTNQPHREARLKHALDKIETDFDFIFIDCPPSLGHLTINAFTASDAVLIPVQCEYYALEGLSQLLNTFRLVQKHFNQDLKIEGVLLTMLDARTNLGFEVVEEVKKYFKEKVYDTIIPRNVRLSEAPSYGQSIIDYDLRSKGAQVYLDLAKEVLTDGK, encoded by the coding sequence ATGACACGGATCATCGCAGTTGCAAACCAAAAAGGTGGTGTCGGTAAAACCACAACAACAGTCAATGTGGCCGCAGCCTTGGCATACCTAGGTAAAAAAGTACTCTTGATTGATAGCGATGCACAAGGAAATGCAACGAGCGGATTAGGCATCTCTAAAGCTGACGTTGATAAAGACATCTATGATGTACTAGTCAATCAGATTCCGATTGAACAGACCATCCAGACGTCCTCAAGAGAGAACCTATGGGTTGTTCCAGCAACTATTCAACTCGCAGGAGCAGAAATAGAGCTAACTAACCAACCGCATCGAGAAGCACGACTAAAGCATGCTCTAGATAAAATTGAAACCGATTTTGACTTTATTTTTATTGATTGCCCCCCCTCACTTGGTCACTTGACTATAAATGCGTTTACAGCAAGTGATGCAGTTTTGATACCGGTGCAATGTGAGTATTATGCTTTGGAAGGTTTAAGTCAGCTCCTGAATACCTTTCGGTTAGTCCAGAAGCATTTTAACCAAGATCTTAAAATTGAAGGGGTCTTATTGACCATGTTAGATGCGCGAACCAACCTTGGTTTTGAAGTTGTTGAAGAGGTAAAAAAGTATTTTAAAGAAAAAGTTTACGATACAATCATCCCCCGTAATGTTCGCTTGTCAGAAGCACCAAGTTACGGCCAGTCTATTATTGACTATGACCTTCGTTCGAAAGGTGCTCAAGTCTACTTAGATCTTGCAAAGGAAGTGTTGACAGATGGCAAGTAA
- a CDS encoding ABC transporter ATP-binding protein, whose translation MAFVNLKDIRVSYDGKTDVLKNLRLSIEKGELVSLLGPSGCGKTTTLRVIAGLIQANEGRFVVDENDLTQVPVHKRNFGMVFQSYALFPHLTIKENVGFGLKLRKENKVTIEKKVRDMLEVTGLEDFADRYPKQLSGGQRQRVALARALIIEPKLLLLDEPLSNLDAKLRITMRMEIKRIQRSLGITTIFVTHDQEECFSISDKVAVMNKGVIEQFDTPEEIYNNPKTEFVARFIGFENFIGLKHEKDNLYVASNGTRFQTNRLDAGEKLKGTIRPDNISIKKNFPASDNILSGEILVRTFLGKSYQYEMATAVGNLIVNDESLTLYHSGEQVQLYLDPTKIILV comes from the coding sequence ATGGCTTTTGTTAACTTAAAAGATATCCGCGTCAGTTACGATGGAAAAACGGATGTATTAAAAAATTTACGCCTCTCTATTGAAAAAGGAGAGTTGGTTTCGCTCTTAGGCCCCTCTGGATGTGGAAAGACGACTACTTTGCGCGTAATAGCTGGCTTAATCCAAGCCAATGAAGGTCGCTTTGTTGTCGATGAGAATGACCTGACACAAGTCCCCGTCCATAAACGAAACTTTGGAATGGTTTTTCAATCCTATGCCCTCTTCCCACACTTAACAATAAAAGAAAATGTAGGATTTGGCTTAAAACTGCGCAAAGAAAACAAAGTAACTATAGAGAAAAAAGTAAGGGACATGCTAGAAGTGACTGGTTTGGAAGACTTTGCTGATCGTTATCCCAAACAACTCTCAGGTGGCCAACGTCAACGGGTTGCTTTAGCGCGCGCTTTAATTATTGAACCAAAACTCTTGTTGTTAGATGAACCTCTCAGTAACTTGGATGCAAAACTAAGGATTACGATGCGCATGGAAATCAAACGCATTCAACGTTCCTTAGGTATTACTACTATTTTTGTAACCCATGACCAAGAGGAATGCTTCTCTATTTCAGATAAGGTTGCAGTTATGAATAAAGGCGTGATTGAGCAATTTGATACACCTGAGGAAATCTACAACAATCCCAAAACTGAATTTGTTGCCCGCTTTATTGGTTTCGAAAACTTCATCGGATTAAAACATGAAAAAGATAACCTTTATGTAGCCTCTAACGGAACTCGTTTTCAGACAAACCGTCTTGATGCTGGCGAAAAACTTAAAGGAACAATCCGACCGGATAACATTTCAATTAAGAAAAACTTTCCGGCTTCAGATAATATTTTAAGTGGCGAGATTCTTGTGCGAACATTTTTAGGAAAAAGTTACCAATACGAGATGGCTACAGCCGTTGGTAACCTAATTGTCAACGATGAGAGTTTAACCCTTTACCATAGCGGTGAACAGGTGCAGTTATATTTAGATCCAACCAAAATAATTCTGGTATAG
- a CDS encoding MATE family efflux transporter, producing MNKGESSRMGTEKVPRLMLQLAAPSVLAQLINILYNIVDRMYIGHIPNVGAMALTGLGISAPLVLIIAAFSLFVGGGGAPLAAIALGRNDKAEAEKILSNGATLLTLMAIILTVVFLIIKEPLLYLFGASEITFPYANEYSSIYIMGTLFVQYALGLNLFITSQGKTRRAMLAVLIGALSNIVLDPIFIFGFGMGVSGAAIATVISQALSALYVVRFLTSDRSTIRIRKKYLKPDWALIKRIISLGVSPFVMQATESAIVVVFNNGLLKFGGDLYVGSMAIMQSVMQLLTVPVSGFTQGVQPIISYNFGAEKYDRVRETVRYALIITVATTASYFLLVLLGPGIFAKVFTSDKELLNLVSGLLPIYMGGMWLFGVQMSAQMYFVGTGQAKKSLFIALLRKVIILIPLALFLPRFFGVMGIYYAEPIADMTSATTAGFLLYFTIKNLPKDISNKPIS from the coding sequence ATGAATAAAGGTGAATCTTCAAGAATGGGGACTGAGAAAGTTCCTCGGTTAATGTTACAATTAGCAGCTCCCAGTGTGCTGGCACAACTGATAAATATTCTATATAACATTGTTGATAGGATGTACATTGGCCATATCCCTAATGTAGGCGCTATGGCGCTAACGGGATTAGGAATAAGTGCACCGCTCGTTTTAATTATTGCAGCGTTTAGCTTATTCGTAGGTGGGGGTGGCGCTCCATTAGCAGCGATAGCTCTAGGGAGAAATGATAAAGCAGAAGCTGAAAAAATTTTAAGCAATGGAGCAACCCTATTGACCTTAATGGCAATCATTCTGACAGTCGTTTTTTTGATTATAAAAGAGCCTTTGTTGTATTTGTTTGGAGCAAGTGAAATAACCTTCCCATATGCCAATGAATATAGTTCGATTTATATTATGGGAACATTATTCGTCCAATATGCTTTAGGCCTAAACCTTTTCATCACAAGTCAAGGCAAGACCAGACGCGCTATGCTCGCTGTGTTAATTGGTGCGCTGTCAAATATTGTATTGGATCCTATTTTTATCTTCGGTTTTGGAATGGGTGTATCTGGTGCGGCTATTGCGACGGTCATTTCTCAAGCTTTAAGTGCTCTTTACGTGGTTCGCTTCTTAACGTCAGATCGTTCGACCATTCGAATCCGGAAGAAGTATCTTAAGCCTGATTGGGCTTTAATCAAGCGGATTATTTCATTAGGTGTTTCACCTTTTGTTATGCAAGCAACAGAGAGTGCAATCGTTGTGGTATTTAATAATGGGTTATTGAAGTTTGGTGGCGATCTTTATGTAGGGTCTATGGCTATTATGCAGAGTGTGATGCAATTATTGACGGTTCCGGTCAGTGGATTTACACAAGGGGTACAGCCCATTATTAGTTACAATTTCGGTGCGGAGAAATACGACCGGGTTAGAGAAACCGTGCGTTATGCGCTAATTATCACAGTCGCAACGACAGCGAGTTATTTTTTACTCGTTTTACTTGGTCCGGGAATTTTTGCAAAAGTATTTACTTCGGATAAAGAACTATTAAACTTAGTGAGTGGTTTACTGCCGATTTACATGGGTGGCATGTGGTTATTCGGAGTACAAATGAGTGCTCAAATGTATTTTGTAGGTACAGGTCAGGCAAAAAAATCCCTTTTTATTGCCTTGCTTCGTAAAGTAATCATCCTGATTCCCTTAGCTCTTTTCCTCCCGCGCTTTTTTGGTGTTATGGGTATTTATTATGCAGAACCGATTGCAGATATGACATCGGCAACAACTGCAGGATTTTTGCTGTATTTCACAATTAAAAATTTACCTAAGGATATTAGTAATAAACCAATAAGTTAA
- a CDS encoding DUF1129 domain-containing protein: MAENVEKTLEETKEENKALWGQLTKRNEQYMISLDRTLTNAGYDEDNKHTLYNQMMTKLVSSQKTGITARRLYGTVTECAENILQEHEEAILSERSPNWMIALDGGLLLGSIFSLISGVTLFTSGSSQPGMGIISLILNFIAGGLAMLVISKYQPDQTAPKGKKGFGKYIAATTGAMLLWMVAMTVTMVIVPESINVSMPPAVYLAIGALGLTLKFYFKKKLHITGGLF, from the coding sequence GTGGCAGAAAATGTAGAAAAAACACTTGAAGAAACAAAAGAAGAGAATAAAGCATTATGGGGACAATTGACCAAACGTAATGAGCAATATATGATTAGTCTTGATCGTACATTGACAAATGCAGGCTATGATGAAGACAATAAACATACTTTATATAACCAAATGATGACTAAACTTGTTTCAAGTCAAAAAACCGGTATAACAGCGCGCCGCTTGTACGGAACTGTTACAGAATGTGCAGAAAACATCTTGCAAGAGCACGAAGAAGCAATTCTTTCTGAACGTTCGCCTAACTGGATGATCGCACTTGATGGCGGATTGTTATTAGGATCTATCTTTTCCTTGATATCAGGTGTGACACTGTTCACTTCAGGCAGCAGTCAACCGGGTATGGGGATTATCAGTTTGATTTTAAACTTTATTGCGGGTGGTTTAGCGATGTTAGTAATCTCTAAATATCAACCAGATCAAACGGCTCCAAAAGGGAAAAAAGGATTTGGAAAATATATAGCTGCTACAACAGGAGCTATGCTATTGTGGATGGTAGCAATGACAGTAACCATGGTCATTGTACCGGAATCAATTAACGTCAGTATGCCACCGGCTGTCTATTTAGCTATAGGTGCACTCGGATTGACATTAAAATTCTATTTTAAGAAAAAACTCCATATTACGGGTGGCTTGTTCTAA
- a CDS encoding ABC transporter permease produces MRKQKGLTLFAFIIFLFLFFPLFIIVVTSFGSNPTIQFPIEGFTFNWYANVFQISGFIESFWLSLRISLLATSSALTIGIPAAYGLSRYNFPGRNFLKNFFLSPTIIPGVVVGFSLFQFIVIRLQFPIFQGLLLGHFLISLPYIIRVVGSSMEQLDFSIEEAAWTLGSTRIAAFFKVVLPNISSGIFASFMLAFINSFNNIPVSQFLSGPGVTTLPTNLMSYIEYNYDPIVSALSVMLMIGTIILMILIEKTLGLASIS; encoded by the coding sequence ATGCGTAAACAAAAAGGGCTAACATTATTTGCTTTTATCATTTTTCTATTTCTGTTTTTTCCACTCTTTATCATAGTGGTAACCTCATTTGGATCTAATCCAACTATTCAATTTCCAATTGAAGGTTTCACTTTTAATTGGTATGCAAACGTCTTTCAAATTAGCGGATTTATCGAAAGTTTCTGGTTGAGTTTGCGAATTTCACTGCTCGCAACTAGCTCGGCACTTACCATTGGGATACCGGCTGCATACGGCTTGTCTCGTTACAATTTCCCGGGCCGTAATTTTTTAAAAAACTTCTTTCTGTCACCAACCATTATTCCAGGTGTCGTAGTAGGTTTCTCCTTATTCCAATTTATTGTCATCCGTTTACAATTTCCTATTTTTCAAGGGTTATTACTCGGGCATTTCCTAATAAGCTTACCCTATATTATTCGTGTCGTCGGCTCTAGTATGGAACAGTTAGACTTCTCAATTGAAGAAGCCGCTTGGACACTGGGTAGCACGCGAATAGCTGCTTTTTTCAAAGTTGTTTTGCCTAATATTTCATCCGGTATTTTCGCTTCCTTTATGTTAGCGTTTATAAACTCCTTTAATAACATTCCTGTTTCCCAATTTTTATCTGGTCCCGGAGTGACTACCCTACCGACAAATTTAATGAGTTATATTGAATATAATTATGACCCTATTGTTTCGGCACTATCGGTGATGTTAATGATTGGAACAATCATTTTGATGATTTTGATTGAGAAAACGCTCGGTTTAGCTTCAATTTCTTAA